TTATTATAATGACAAAGTTTTAACAGGGGGACTAAATTGGATACAAATACAATCCTTGCCACATCAACTAGCCGTTACAGCGTCTAATGTGACATGAAGAGTGTCATCTCAGCACTCCATTTGCCTAATCATCACCGAAAATAGTCGAGGGACCATATTGGTGCCCAAACTTGAATCTGGAGGACCaatatagataattttaaatttcggAGACCAAAATGAGTAATCGCGTGAATCTCAGTGACCAAAATGGGAATTTAGTCGCCATTTTTCAGTTAGGAACTTATTCACATACATCTTACATTGATCCTATTATTATTACAAGCAAATATATATGATATACATATTATTTAACCATAGTCTTCCACTTtcataagaaaattaaataaaagatacaACAAACTTTAACTAAATTACACGATGGGCTAtacatacacatatatataaataaatattgccTAAAATTACTCATCATATGATACGATCTTTTTTTGCAGCGATTTCTTTTAACCACTACAGAATATCCGCTGCTATCTGTCAAATTTATTGTAGTGTATACTAACTCTTATTTTTTGCAATAAGATAAAGAGGATTCTTCTTATGTTGTGTTATTCCCGGCAACATTTGAGTATCAATATCTTCTTTTTTCAAACCTTCTGGAAGTTCCCAATCAAAAGAGTAAAGAAGATTAGCAAGAATAAGATCAAGTGAAGCAAGTCCCATATGCATACCCGGGCAAATTCTTCGACCAGCACCAAATGGAATCAACTCAAAATGTTGTCCAAAAAAATCTATATCACTACCTAAGAATCTCTCAGGATAAAATTCATATGGGTCTTTCCAAGCTTCAGGATCTCTATGAATAGCCCAAGCGTTCACATACACTATAGTCTTGCTTGGAATTTCGTACCCATTTATAATGcaagttttgtttgtttcttttggtACAAGTAGTGGTGTTGGTAAGTGCAATCTTAAAGTTTCTTTCATTACTGCCTTAAAATAGCTACACTTTtgaatatcttcttcttctaagaAATCTTTTTGGCCTCCAAAATTTCTAACTTCATCTTGAACTTTCTTCATTACTCTTGGATTTTTTATTAGTGCTGTCATAGCCCAAACTATTGTGGCTGCAGTTGTATCTGTTGCTGCTACAAGTGTGtcctataaaaaaaaactaaataaaattagctaaaagaatttttgaaacatTAAAGAGACAccttatatatacaaaaaatctTACTAATCTTGTCAACctagctattttcttcttgattaattgataaaaaaattaatttattactcTTTGGATAAAAAAGTTGGCACTATTAGGAGAGaagaattttcttaaaaaaaaaataaagcaagCAAGTAAGGAGAATGCAAGAAAGAAATGAAAGAGCAATTTTCACTTTCTTATATatggagttttttttttgtatttcctTAAAATTTTGAATAGAGCTGTTGAATTGGTTTACGGTGGTTAAAAAGTGTCATTAAACCTAAAATGTCGCAAAATTGCCAATTTTATCGTAATGCAAGGTGAAAAAAATTTCAAGCACATCATCTTTATTAATATTGGAATTTTCTTAAATGACtgcttcttatttttttaaagaaaaatctaaAGTGTGAAACTATGTTAAGTGTTAAgcatcaaattaaaaatcttttaaattagaGTCTATTTTGACAATTAATTATGTTAAAACTCCACACTAGACATAATTGTGTGAAATTTTTAACCGAAAGAATCCACTCCCTCTCTAAACACTAACATAGTAacatatgaaataaaataatagatatatataGACTTTCACATTGACCAATGACACAAtgacacacacatatatataacatGTTCTAAATTGCAACAACTATTTTTATCACAATATTAAATTagcttaattttgatatattaacaATATAAATGATTTTACATAGTATTTATTACATCAACATGCTACTACAAATAAACTGAATAATAGTGGTAGTTTTTCAAGAGTTCTGAAACAATTTTAAACCGTTGCTAAATGGTTTCATGACGCATGATAAAATGTTGTCTTTTAACGTGTCTGAATATAATTTTCCAACAGTTTTCATCAGTCATTGATAAATCAAATAATGCCATGGTTTGTTTTTGTGGCGGCGTTTAACTGCCGCTTTGtgttaatttgtatttttgcaCGGTTTCTGACCGCCATTATTTGAAAAGATGGAAATTTTCACTCTTCTTGTGGCTATTTGTAACTGCCTACAGGGACTTATTCTGCATGGTTTTATAATCAATACAAGTCCATTAAAGTTCTACTAGCAACAATTTGTGACAGTTTCCAACCATTgctacttttaaatttttttaaaaaatattcttggtAATATTATTGTTCTCAGTGCCGGAGCTTGAAGAGATTTTTTGGGGAGGCAAAAAactttaacataaaaattatataataatatttatattgaaataaaatttataaatataattattttttagtttattactaaaatgacaataaataaataactatatagatagatattataaaatattttagaattttcagaattaaaattgtaaaataaataattgtatagataaaaataattaattttactacaactaatttcaattaaaactataaaatttagttgataatgagaataataaataataatgagaataagattttaatttgtataaatgAGCCAATAAGACTTTTAGTTTGTAAAAGTCTATTAAAACTTAAGTCTAAGAtgttattgtaaaataaataattatatatacaaaagaaattaattttactacaactaattttaacattaaaattgTAAAGTTTTGtcgataataaaaataataaataataatgaaaataaaattttaatttgtatgaaTAAGCCAATAAgacttttaatttatgaaaGTTCATTAAAGTTTAAATCTAAAAAGTTaatgtataaaattaaaaataattaaagaaatacaaaaaataatagttaatcCCACAAgcgtaaaataaaaatgtaaaacttAAACCAGTTGAGCtacgtttatttttttatattaatactaCTAATTCTTTTATAAGAGTTTTGGGTCCGCATTCCGCGGGATATGGTCCCTATCGTCTGAACTAAGTTCCACCCCCTcttgattattttattacttctttatatatttatttttttggataggttttttatatatttattacttTCAAAAGTTTATTATGTTTTTGTCAAATAATCTAAATCGATAATGAAACTCgtgaatatataaatacaaaataaaagtacGAACAGGATAATAATTCAAAAGAGAAGAGTACAAACCACAAACAGTGCTTTGATGTGATCAATAGTGAGGTCAGAGGAAAATGAACGGTTTTTCTTCAATTGAAGCAAGACATCAATAATATCCTCTCCATTTGAAGTGTCTCTGTTAGGATCCATGTGTTCATCAATCACTTCTTGATAGAACTTATCCAACTCCTTGAAAATTCTCTCAAGACGTGCATGCATTCCATTGAGTCGATCAATCCAACCCAAGAAAGGAATATAATCCGAAACAAAGAAGCTAGCCATCATTGCTTGACATTCATTGAGCAAATCATGGAACTTACTCTTTTCAACTCCTTCATCTTCATACCTTTTACCAAAGGCAATCCTACAAATAATAGTGCTTGTTAGAGAAATTATCATTTCATTCAAATTTGTCACCTTTTTTGATGATGCATGGCTTGATATTTTCTTGATCCATTGCTTGACCTCAAATTTTCTTATTGAAGAAAAGCTTGATACACGCCTAGAGCTAAGAACATGGGTTACACATACTTTTCTAATTTCTCTCCAAAATTCATTGTATGGAGAAAAAATCATCTCTAACCCATTGTAGGTTAATTTTTGCTGACCAATTAAGTTTGGTCTTCCGGCAAATTCACGGTCATGATTTTTCAATGCTTCTTTGGCCAACTCAGGGGATGAAATAACAATTGCTTTCCTTAGACCTAATTGAAGGGAGAATATAGGGCCATATTTCTTTGAGAATTCAAATAGCTGAAGATA
This sequence is a window from Arachis duranensis cultivar V14167 chromosome 2, aradu.V14167.gnm2.J7QH, whole genome shotgun sequence. Protein-coding genes within it:
- the LOC107475480 gene encoding cytochrome P450 83B1 isoform X4 — its product is MVSLLVLILCLITLPLFIFFFFQKQTTLKNKAFPPGPRGLPIIGNLHQLDNSFLYLQLFEFSKKYGPIFSLQLGLRKAIVISSPELAKEALKNHDREFAGRPNLIGQQKLTYNGLEMIFSPYNEFWREIRKVCVTHVLSSRRVSSFSSIRKFEVKQWIKKISSHASSKKVTNLNEMIISLTSTIICRIAFGKRYEDEGVEKSKFHDLLNECQAMMASFFVSDYIPFLGWIDRLNGMHARLERIFKELDKFYQEVIDEHMDPNRDTSNGEDIIDVLLQLKKNRSFSSDLTIDHIKALFVDTLVAATDTTAATIVWAMTALIKNPRVMKKVQDEVRNFGGQKDFLEEEDIQKCSYFKAVMKETLRLHLPTPLLVPKETNKTCIINGYEIPSKTIVYVNAWAIHRDPEAWKDPYEFYPERFLGSDIDFFGQHFELIPFGAGRRICPGMHMGLASLDLILANLLYSFDWELPEGLKKEDIDTQMLPGITQHKKNPLYLIAKNKS
- the LOC107475480 gene encoding cytochrome P450 83B1 isoform X1, with the protein product MVSLLVLILCLITLPLFIFFFFQKQTTLKNKAFPPGPRGLPIIGNLHQLDNSFLYLQLFEFSKKYGPIFSLQLGLRKAIVISSPELAKEALKNHDREFAGRPNLIGQQKLTYNGLEMIFSPYNEFWREIRKVCVTHVLSSRRVSSFSSIRKFEVKQWIKKISSHASSKKVTNLNEMIISLTSTIICRIAFGKRYEDEGVEKSKFHDLLNECQAMMASFFVSDYIPFLGWIDRLNGMHARLERIFKELDKFYQEVIDEHMDPNRDTSNGEDIIDVLLQLKKNRSFSSDLTIDHIKALFVDTLVAATDTTAATIVWAMTALIKNPRVMKKVQDEVRNFGGQKDFLEEEDIQKCSYFKAVMKETLRLHLPTPLLVPKETNKTCIINGYEIPSKTIVYVNAWAIHRDPEAWKDPYEFYPERFLGSDIDFFGQHFELIPFGAGRRICPGMHMGLASLDLILANLLYSFDWELPEGMKKEDIDIQVLPGITQHKKNPLYLIAKINKEVEFN